One stretch of Chryseobacterium indologenes DNA includes these proteins:
- a CDS encoding DUF4349 domain-containing protein, giving the protein MRTILLPLLFFAFINCSKSAGDKHSVNADLVEMINEEPSPPNSISEKLLPDNQSSTSTEIKTDTISRKIIKNGNMRIQVGEIKKSQVLVNEILKKNNAYIQKEEFRNTDVDESLDLTIRVPHKNFDTLVNSFSDGVGSVLSKNISSNDVTEEYTDVSIKLANKKIYLEKYRDMLKSAVTTKDMLEIQEKIRGLEDEIDVAEGRLRFIDDRVNYSTLNLSLYKEKVRSSATSKIGFGSRFVDSITEGWNSFVAFLLGIISFWPFLLLIPVIIVLWRKWKKNKQ; this is encoded by the coding sequence ATGAGAACGATACTATTACCCTTACTTTTTTTCGCCTTTATCAATTGTAGCAAGTCAGCCGGAGATAAACATTCTGTTAATGCCGACCTAGTAGAAATGATTAATGAAGAACCCTCTCCTCCTAATTCTATTTCTGAAAAGCTTCTTCCTGATAACCAATCTAGCACTTCTACTGAAATTAAAACAGACACTATATCCCGGAAAATCATAAAAAACGGAAATATGAGAATTCAGGTTGGTGAGATCAAAAAATCGCAGGTTCTGGTCAATGAAATTTTAAAAAAGAACAATGCTTATATTCAAAAAGAAGAATTTCGAAATACAGATGTTGATGAAAGTCTTGATCTCACCATTCGTGTTCCTCATAAAAACTTTGACACCCTCGTTAACTCATTTTCTGATGGGGTCGGTTCCGTGTTATCAAAAAATATTTCATCAAATGATGTTACAGAAGAGTATACTGATGTATCCATAAAATTAGCTAACAAAAAAATCTATCTTGAAAAGTATAGAGATATGCTTAAAAGTGCTGTTACCACAAAGGATATGCTGGAAATCCAAGAGAAAATCCGTGGTTTGGAAGATGAGATTGATGTAGCAGAAGGAAGACTTCGTTTCATTGATGACAGGGTGAATTACAGCACTTTAAATCTAAGCTTATACAAAGAAAAAGTAAGAAGTTCTGCCACGTCTAAAATTGGATTTGGTAGCCGTTTTGTAGATTCAATAACAGAAGGATGGAACAGTTTTGTAGCCTTTTTACTGGGCATTATTTCTTTTTGGCCATTCTTATTATTGATTCCTGTTATCATTGTACTATGGAGAAAATGGAAAAAGAACAAACAATAA
- a CDS encoding SAM-dependent methyltransferase: MLFLLPAYLSENTSITHFAPVIKEYIMQTDYFFVENEKTARKVVKFFAPEKKQADLKLFLLDKYTENADIKEAQQLMLKGQDFGLLSEAGLPCIADPGNLMVKWCHEKNIRVIPISGPSSIILALISSGFNGQEFTFNGYLPIDKGEKKEQIQQLESLVQKTGYSQIFMETPYRNNQLIEDLIKFLSPNTKLCIAANINDPEHEFIKTKTIKDWQKQKPELHKVPAVFVLGK, translated from the coding sequence ATGCTTTTTTTACTTCCCGCTTATTTGTCAGAAAACACTTCTATTACGCATTTTGCACCTGTTATTAAGGAATATATCATGCAAACGGACTACTTCTTCGTAGAAAATGAGAAAACCGCCAGAAAGGTTGTTAAATTCTTTGCTCCTGAAAAGAAGCAGGCAGACCTGAAGTTGTTCTTATTAGATAAGTATACGGAAAATGCTGATATTAAAGAAGCTCAGCAACTGATGTTGAAAGGTCAGGACTTCGGCTTGCTGTCAGAAGCAGGACTGCCGTGTATTGCCGATCCGGGAAATCTGATGGTAAAATGGTGTCATGAGAAGAACATTCGGGTAATCCCTATTTCAGGGCCTTCATCTATTATTCTGGCTTTAATTTCAAGCGGATTCAACGGGCAGGAATTTACCTTTAACGGGTATCTTCCGATTGATAAAGGAGAAAAAAAGGAACAGATTCAACAGTTGGAAAGTTTAGTTCAGAAAACTGGCTATTCTCAGATTTTTATGGAAACTCCTTACAGGAATAACCAACTTATCGAAGATTTGATTAAATTTCTGTCTCCTAATACCAAGCTTTGTATTGCAGCCAATATCAATGATCCTGAGCATGAATTTATCAAGACTAAAACAATAAAAGACTGGCAGAAACAGAAGCCTGAACTTCATAAAGTGCCTGCTGTATTTGTACTTGGAAAATAA
- the dnaA gene encoding chromosomal replication initiator protein DnaA → MDDNLMMIWQKCLQFMRDNLNAAEDNSDLKKLEKSFDMLFDKVQPLSLVSNNLTLIVPSDFYKEYIEDNYLSLLSAALKKNVGKGVKLWYSVMENRPKGEEKPVTMNMKGQSVPTPKTQETMPQGFSANIVNPFVVPGIRKVNIDSNLKPDYSFDSYVEGESNKFAATVARSIAKRPGATAFNPLFLYGGYGVGKTHLGQAVGLEVKNQFPDKVVLYLSSEKFIQQFISAAKAHKQTEFANFYQMVDVLIIDDIQFLSGKSATQDSFFHIFDHLHQNGKQIILTSDKAPADIMDIQDRIVSRFKWGLSAEIKSPDLSTRRQIIEDKLSRDGIVLPGDMLDFLAVETKTNVRELIGVINSVIAYSTVYKRDLSLELLKETINRIAANQKKVINIPYIQEVVCDYFGIKKEQLLSKTRKREIALPRQLAMYFSKEFTNSTFTKIGEEMGGKDHSTVMYACDTIKDVSKIDKEIKKYVKDLTERIKQ, encoded by the coding sequence ATGGATGACAATTTAATGATGATATGGCAGAAGTGCCTTCAGTTTATGCGCGATAACTTAAACGCAGCTGAAGATAATTCTGACCTGAAAAAACTTGAAAAATCTTTCGATATGTTATTCGATAAGGTACAGCCACTTTCATTAGTGTCTAATAACCTTACACTTATCGTACCGAGTGATTTTTACAAGGAATATATCGAGGACAATTATTTGTCCTTACTTTCTGCTGCCCTGAAGAAAAATGTAGGTAAAGGAGTGAAGTTATGGTATTCCGTAATGGAAAACAGACCCAAGGGTGAAGAAAAACCGGTTACCATGAATATGAAGGGACAAAGCGTTCCTACTCCAAAAACACAGGAAACAATGCCACAAGGATTCTCAGCTAATATTGTAAACCCTTTTGTGGTCCCTGGAATTAGAAAAGTAAATATAGATTCTAACCTAAAACCAGACTATTCTTTTGATAGCTATGTAGAAGGAGAAAGCAATAAATTTGCAGCTACCGTAGCAAGATCTATTGCCAAAAGACCGGGAGCAACAGCATTCAACCCATTATTCCTATACGGAGGATACGGAGTAGGAAAAACCCACTTAGGACAAGCCGTAGGGCTTGAAGTAAAGAATCAGTTTCCAGACAAAGTCGTTCTTTACCTATCTTCAGAAAAATTCATCCAGCAGTTTATTTCAGCTGCAAAAGCACATAAACAAACGGAGTTTGCCAATTTCTATCAAATGGTAGATGTATTGATTATTGATGATATTCAGTTCTTATCAGGAAAATCGGCAACTCAGGACAGTTTCTTCCACATTTTTGATCATTTACATCAAAATGGAAAACAGATTATCCTGACTTCAGATAAAGCTCCTGCAGATATCATGGATATTCAGGATAGAATTGTTTCCCGTTTCAAATGGGGACTTTCAGCAGAAATCAAATCTCCGGATTTATCTACAAGAAGACAGATTATTGAGGACAAACTAAGCAGAGACGGAATAGTGCTTCCTGGTGATATGCTTGATTTCCTGGCTGTTGAAACAAAAACAAACGTCAGAGAGTTAATCGGGGTCATCAACTCGGTAATTGCATATTCTACCGTATATAAGAGAGATCTAAGTCTTGAATTACTAAAAGAAACCATCAACAGAATTGCAGCCAACCAAAAGAAGGTGATCAATATTCCTTATATTCAGGAAGTGGTATGCGACTATTTTGGAATCAAAAAAGAACAGCTTCTGTCCAAAACAAGAAAAAGAGAAATTGCTTTACCAAGACAATTGGCAATGTATTTCTCAAAAGAGTTCACCAACTCTACATTCACTAAAATTGGTGAAGAAATGGGTGGAAAAGACCACTCTACAGTAATGTATGCCTGCGATACAATCAAAGATGTATCAAAAATTGATAAAGAAATCAAGAAATACGTTAAGGATCTTACCGAAAGAATTAAGCAGTAA
- a CDS encoding low molecular weight protein-tyrosine-phosphatase encodes MKILMVCLGNICRSPLAEGIMKTKVPENFVIDSAGTISMHEGEHPDKRAIKTAANHSVDISQQRSRPITRADYETFDKIFCMDIDVLEDVFSKARNEEERQKISLFLEALGDHQNTEVPDPYWGGIEDFENVFQLLDKGCNAIASQLTIRNV; translated from the coding sequence ATGAAAATCCTGATGGTTTGCCTGGGGAATATATGCAGAAGTCCTCTGGCTGAAGGAATTATGAAAACAAAAGTGCCGGAAAACTTCGTGATAGATTCTGCCGGAACTATTTCTATGCACGAAGGTGAACATCCGGATAAAAGAGCCATTAAAACAGCTGCCAACCATAGTGTGGATATTTCCCAACAGAGATCAAGGCCAATCACAAGGGCAGATTATGAAACTTTTGATAAGATCTTCTGCATGGATATTGATGTATTGGAAGATGTTTTTTCCAAAGCCAGAAATGAAGAAGAGCGTCAGAAAATATCATTGTTTCTGGAAGCATTAGGAGATCACCAAAATACTGAAGTCCCAGACCCTTATTGGGGTGGAATAGAGGATTTCGAAAACGTTTTCCAGTTATTAGATAAAGGATGCAATGCTATTGCATCCCAGTTAACCATTCGTAATGTATAA